A single window of Gossypium arboreum isolate Shixiya-1 chromosome 13, ASM2569848v2, whole genome shotgun sequence DNA harbors:
- the LOC108463550 gene encoding la-related protein 6C-like: MCVCVREIVIIIIVIIKEKPIMAQAQEQPQEKFQMKDAMVAAASAKTSGGSNGVTFKFNAHAPEFVPSSHTQIPISGYYYPCFHYLGGGGGGGIGAGVGSDWFFVGEQEPAAAYMFSNHNLSFPNFSYKNVLNDDLRQKIIKQVEYQFSDMSLIANESFSKQISKDPEGYVPISFIASTKKIKALITNHQLLAQALRSSSKLVVSDDGKKVRRKHPFTEKDREEVQSRTIVVENLPDDHSHQNLDKIFDVVGSVKNIRICHPQESNSSRSKSDFFMSNKLHALVEYDSKEIAEKAVEKLNDERNWRKGLRVRLLLRLTPKSVLKTRKSDFDGILDDDNSMLTDYYEDSSQPTHVESIENNAEDNTVGSKRGWAKGRGKGRGRVQNHSGRGLLALSQPGNAVQCEAPMKQMAKGPRMPDGTRGFTMGRGKPLD, encoded by the exons atgtgtgtgtgtgtgagggaGATCGTAATAATCataatagtaataattaaagAAAAACCAATAATGGCACAAGCACAAGAGCAACCCCAAGAAAAGTTTCAAATGAAAGATGCCATGGTTGCAGCAGCTTCAGCAAAAACAAGCGGTGGCAGCAATGGTGTGACGTTCAAATTCAATGCACATGCACCGGAATTTGTGCCCAGTTCTCACACCCAAATCCCCATTTCGGGTTACTATTACCCTTGTTTCCATTATctcggtggtggtggtggtgggggCATTGGCGCTGGTGTTGGCTCCGATTGGTTCTTCGTTGGTGAACAAGAACCTGCTGCTGCTTATATGTTCTCTAATCATAATCTCTCCTTCCCTAATTTTTCTTACAAGAATGTTCTCAACGATGATCTCCGCCAGAAGATTATCAAACAG GTGGAGTACCAGTTCAGTGACATGAGTCTTATAGCAAATGAATCTTTCTCCAAGCAAATAAGTAAAGATCCTGAAGGTTATG TGCCCATATCTTTTATTGCTTCTACAAAGAAAATCAAGGCTCTCATTACAAACCACCAGCTATTGGCTCAAGCACTTAGGTCCTCTTCAAAGCTT GTTGTGAGCGACGACGGCAAGAAGGTTCGACGTAAGCACCCTTTCACCGAGAAAGACAGAGAGGAAGTGCAG TCCCGTACTATCGTTGTTGAGAATTTGCCTGACGATCACTCTCATCAGAACCTTGACAAGATTTTCGATGTTGTCGGAAG TGTGAAGAACATTCGAATATGTCATCCTCAGGAATCCAATTCTTCCCGCTCTAAGAGTGATTTCTTTATGTCTAACAAG CTACATGCACTTGTGGAGTATGATTCGAAAGAGATTGCTGAGAAAGCG GTTGAGAAGTTAAATGACGAAAGGAATTGGAGAAAGGGGCTTCGAGTAAGGTTGCTGCTTAGACTCACG CCAAAGTCTGTTCTGAAAACTAGAAAATCAGATTTCGATGGCATATTAGACGATGACAATTCGATGCTCACTGATTACTATGAAGATTCCTCTCAGCCAACCCATGTTGAATCCATCGAGAACAAT GCTGAGGATAATACTGTGGGATCGAAAAGGGGATGGGCTAAAGGGCGTGGGAAAGGCCGAGGGCGTGTTCAAAATCACAGTGGACGCGGCTTGCTTGCTCTATCCCAACCTGGCAATGCAGTCCAATGTGAAGCACCTATGAAACAGATGGCTAAGGGTCCGAGAATGCCAGATGGAACCAGGGGTTTCACCATGGGACGAGGCAAGCCATTGGACTGA